A part of Liolophura sinensis isolate JHLJ2023 chromosome 1, CUHK_Ljap_v2, whole genome shotgun sequence genomic DNA contains:
- the LOC135476706 gene encoding oligodendrocyte transcription factor 2-like, which translates to MDEKQFTEIINVTDLDSVSSTDETESLDMDECRSDSSSPTRQLTGKIKKKGVLASKCMNERELQELRLKINSRERRRMHDLNSALDGLREVMPYAHGPSVRKLSKIATLLLAKNYILMLNSSLDEMKKLVSDVYQTHPARRSGGTPSVNIPSVHRPSPTGQRPAHAQLPVLPSVPHLSSLLPHAAVPRVSPAPSSPPDHRLPNGLPDPRVSPPVGVSSSKDVSAHSVISMASSALSSHDRHTMYSRWAGPCTCSQCALDSLRVSYSTLHPKYPAAPVLRK; encoded by the coding sequence ATGGATGAGAAGCAGTTTACAGAAATTATCAATGTTACTGACTTGGACAGTGTGTCGTCAACTGATGAAACGGAGTCTTTGGATATGGATGAGTGCAGAAGTGATTCCAGTTCACCAACTAGGCAGCTTACTGGGAAGATAAAGAAAAAGGGAGTTTTGGCCAGCAAATGTATGAACGAAAGGGAACTTCAAGAACTTCGCCTGAAAATCAACAGCCGTGAACGCCGTCGAATGCATGACTTGAACTCCGCCTTGGACGGCCTCCGAGAAGTGATGCCATATGCCCATGGTCCATCTGTACGAAAACTGTCCAAAATCGCTACTTTGTTACTGGCGAAGAACTACATTCTGATGTTGAACAGCTCTCTAGATGAAATGAAGAAACTGGTGAGTGATGTGTACCAGACCCATCCTGCCCGACGCTCCGGGGGTACCCCGTCCGTAAACATCCCGTCCGTCCATCGGCCCAGTCCCACCGGTCAGCGCCCGGCCCACGCACAGTTGCCAGTGTTGCCGTCAGTTCCACATTTATCATCTTTACTACCTCACGCAGCCGTACCAAGAGTAAGCCCGGCACCTTCATCCCCACCGGATCACCGCCTCCCGAACGGGTTGCCCGACCCTCGTGTTTCACCACCCGTGGGTGTTTCCAGTAGCAAAGACGTTTCTGCTCATTCTGTGATTTCTATGGCATCCTCAGCACTGTCATCTCACGACCGTCACACCATGTACAGTCGCTGGGCTGGTCCGTGTACATGCAGCCAATGCGCCTTGGATTCTTTACGGGTGTCCTACTCCACACTTCATCCCAAATACCCAGCAGCGCCAGTTCTGAGGAAGTAA